From Pan paniscus chromosome 6, NHGRI_mPanPan1-v2.0_pri, whole genome shotgun sequence, one genomic window encodes:
- the LOC100968264 gene encoding uncharacterized protein LOC100968264 isoform X2, with product MPGEPETGDRSPPCPQAMWPPLLLLLLLLPAAPVPTAKAAPLPDANTQEGLQNLLQGVEAGGDGELQADSHLAPGSGCIDGAVVATRPESRGGSPAAP from the exons ATGCCTGGGGAGCCGGAGACCGGTGACCGATCT CCGCCCTGCCCGCAGGCCATGTGGCCCccgctgttgctgctgctgctgctgctcccggCCGCCCCGGTCCCCACCGCCAAAGCCGCTCCCCTCCCGGATGCTAACACCCAGGAAGGCCTTCAGAACCTGCTCCAAG GAGTCGAGGCTGGCGGAGACGGAGAGCTGCAGGCAGACTCACACCTGGCCCCGGGCTCTGGCTGTATTGATGGGGCTGTGGTGGCCACACGACCAGAAAGCCGGGGAGGAAGTCCTGCGGCTCCGTGA